In Procambarus clarkii isolate CNS0578487 unplaced genomic scaffold, FALCON_Pclarkii_2.0 HiC_scaffold_799, whole genome shotgun sequence, the sequence attttaagcccatataaatattaatttatctggatagacgattttgtatttatggcttactccatattctggtgatagtgctcaggtctcaaataattacttgcattctatagtattacatgctgataaatatttctggatactatttatttaatagttgttaagttgtcacccttagcaaaatatattgttctcccgtttttatacagtgattaattatacccctagacacctattggcatggcagatttttatttgttctttacactgtggggagaagaacattatttagtctcaagggtcgtgacaGTAGAGAGGCAGATATCGAGTGGGGTGGAAGTAGTAAGGAAGATGTCGAGTGGGGTGGAAGTAGAGAGGCAGATATCTAGTGGGGTGGAAGTAgagaggcagatgtagagtggtgtggaagtagagAGGCAGATGTAGAGTAGTGTGGAAGTAcagaggcagatgtagagtggtgtggaagtagtgaggcagatgtagagtggtgtggaagtacagaggcagatgtagagtggtgtggaagtagtgaggcagatgtagagtggtgtggaaatagagaggcagatgtagagtgggGTGGAAGTAGAGAGGCAGATatagagtggtgtggaagtagtgaggcagatgtagagtggtgtggaagtacagaggcagatgtagagtggtgtggaagtagtgaggcagatgtagagtggtgtggaagtagtgaggcagatgtagagtggtgtggaagtagtgaggcagatgtagagtggtgtggaagtagtgaggcagatgtagagtggtgtggaagtacagaggcagatgtagagtggtggaagtagtgaggcagatgtagagtggtgtggaagtagtgaggcagatgtagagtggtgtggaaatagagaggcagatgtagagtgggGTGGACGTAGAGAGGCAGATGTAGAGTTGTGTGGAAGTAcagaggcagatgtagagtggtgtggaagtagtgaggcagatgtagagtggtgtggaagtacagaggcagatgtagagtggtgtggaagtagtgaggcagatgtagagtgggGTGGAAGTAGAGAGGCAGATAtcgagtggtgtggaagtagtgaggcagatgtagagtgggGTGGAAGTAGAGAGGCAGATAtcgagtggtgtggaagtagtgaggcagatgtagagtggtgtggaaatagtgaggcagatgtagagtgggGTGGAAGTAGAGAAGCAGATAtcgagtggtgtggaagtagtgaggcagatgtagagtggtgtggaagtacAGAGGCAGATGTATAGTAgtgtggaagtagtgaggcagatgtagagtggtgtggaagtacagaggcagatgtagagtggtgtggaagtagtgaggcagatgtagagtggtgtggaagtacAGAGGCAGATGTATAGTAGTGTGGAAGTAGTGAGGCggatgtagagtggtgtggaagtacAGAGGCAGATGTAgtgtggaagtagtgaggcagatgtagagtggtgtagaagtagtgaggcagatgtagagtggtgtggaagtacagaggcagatgtagagtagtgtggaagtagtgaggcagatgtagagtggtgtggaagtagtgaggcagatgtagagtaGTGTGGAAGTACAGAGGCAGATGTTGAGTAgtgtggaagtagtgaggcagatgtaaagtggtgtggaagtagtgaggcagatgtagagtcgtgtggaagtagtgaggcagatgtagagtcgtgtggaagtagtgaggcagatgtagagtggtgtggaagtagtgaggcagatgtagagtggtgtggaagtagtgaggcagatgtagagtggtgtggaagtagtgaggcagatgtagagtggtgtggaagtagtgaggcagatgtagagtggtgtggaagtagtgaggcagatgtagaatggtgtggaagtagtgaggcagatgtagagtggtgtggaagtacagaggcagatgtagagtggtggaagtagtgaggcagatgtagagtggtgtggaagtagtgaggcagatgtagagtggtgtggaaatagagaggcagatgtagagtgggGTGGAAGTAgagaggcagatgtagagtggtgtggaagttcagaggcagatgtagagtggtgtggaagtagtgaggcagatgtagagtggtgtggaagtacagaggcagatgtagagtggtgtggaagtattgaggcagatgtagagtgggGTGGAAGTAGAGAGGCAGATATCGAGTGGTGTGGACgtagtgaggcagatgtagagtgggGTGGAAGTAGAGAGGCAGATAtcgagtggtgtggaagtagtgaggcagatgtagagtggtgtggaaatag encodes:
- the LOC138361796 gene encoding uncharacterized protein, whose product is MRHPDVTQVSTSLMASRPPHLLLDATPRCYSGEYVTHGLTSAPPPAGRYTQMLLRSPVSGDLLHTMESGKQSAPAHSFNTHEADVEWCGSSEADVEWCGSTEADVEWCGSSEADVEWCGNREADVEWGGSREADIEWCGSSEADVEWCGNVEWCGSSEADVEWCGNREADVEWGGRREADVELCGSTEADVEWCGSSEADVEWCGSTEADVEWCGSSEADVEWGGSREADIEWCGSSEADVEWGGSREADIEWCGSSEADVEWCGNSEADVEWGGSREADIEWCGSSEADVEWCGNVEWCGSSEADVEWCGNREADVEWGGSREADVEWCGSSEADVEWCGSSEADVEWCGSTEADVEWCGSIEADVEWGGSREADIEWCGRSEADVEWGGSREADIEWCGSSEADVEWCGNSEADVEWVEVERQISSGVEVVRQM